The Vicinamibacterales bacterium genomic interval CGGTGGGCGACCGCGTCATCGTCGCGGCGGCCCGCATCCTCCGGGACGCGGTGGGTGACGGCGAGCTCGTGGCCCGCTTCGGCGGCGAGGAGTTCGCGCTGCTGCTCTCGTCGCCCACGGCCGCCAAGGCGCGTCAGCGCGTGTCGGCCATGCTCGACCTGGTGCCCGAGGTCTACGAGTACGAGCACGACGGCAAGAAGGGGCGGATCTCCTTCACCTTCAGCGGCGGCGTCGCGTCGTGGGTGGCGGGCGACACGGCGGACTCGATCGTCAAGCGCGCCGACGAGGCGCTCTACGACGCCAAGCGGCGCGGCAAGCGGCGCGTGGAAGCCCGGCCGCAGGCGCTCCTGCGCTCGCTCATCGGCTGACCCACCGCCCGTCCCACGCCGATTCGGGCGCGGCCGCGGCCGCATCCGGCGCTCGCGCTATCCTCGCCTCATGCGTCCCACCCGACGGGAGTTCCTCTACGCGTCCGGCCTGGCGGCCGGCGCCATCGGCGCCGGCGATCTCGATCCGGACGGCCGGCCGCTGCTCCAGGGGCCAGGTCGCGCCGCGGCGCCGCTACGCATCCTGATCCTGGGCGGCACGGGCTTCATCGGGCCGCACCAGGTGCGCAATGCGGTGGCGCGGGGCCATCACGTGACCCTCTTCAACCGCGGCCGCACGAATCCCGGGCTCTTCAAGGGCTTGCCGAACATCGAGGAGCGTGTGGGCGATCGCGCCCCGACGCCCGGGAACTACGACTCGTTGAAGGACGGACGCTGGGACGTGGTCATCGACAACCCGACGACGCGGCCCCGGTGGGTCAGGGAAGCGGCCGCGGCGGTGCGGGGCCGCGCCGACCACTACGTGTTCATCTCGACGATCTCGGTCTACGCGAGGAACGACGAGCCCGGCGCGGACGAGTCGGCGGCCGTCGCCACCACCGCGACGCCGGACGTGGAGAGCGGGCCGGAGTTCCCGCCACTGTACGGCCCCCTCAAGGCCCTGTCGGAGCGCGAGGCGCAGCGGGCGTTCCCCGGACGGGCGACCATCATCCGGCCCGGACTCATCGTGGGCGTGGGTGACACGACGGATCGGTTCACCTACTGGCCCGTCAGGATCGCGCGGGGCGGCGAGGTCCTGGCGCCCCCCGCGGGCGATCCCGTGCAGATCATCGACGCGCGCGATCTCAGCGAGTGGGTCATCCGCTGCTGCGAGCGGAAGGTCTACGGCGTCTTCAACGCGACGGGGCCCCGAACGCGCTTCGGCGTGGGCCAGATGCTGGAGGGCATCCGCGATACGCTCGGCGCCCGGGCGACGTTCGTCCACGTGACGCCCGCCTTCCTGGAGCGGCAGGACCCGCCCGTGAACGCGTGGACCGACCTTCCCGTGTGGGTGCCGGCCTCTGGGGAGACCGCCGGCTTCACGCAGCGGAGCATCGCCAAGGCCCTCGCGGCGGGCCTCACGTTCCGCCCCTTCCCCGACACCGTGCGCGAGACGATGGCGTTCTACCGCCAGCAGTCGGACGAGCGGAAGGCCCAGCTGCGCGCGGGCCTGTCGGAGGAGCGCGAGGCGGCGGCGCTGGCGGCGTGGAAGGCGCGGACCCGCAAGTAGCTTCCGGAAGCACCGCTACGTCAAGACGTCGCGCGCCGCCAGGACGTGCCGGATCGCGTCGGCCGGCGTGTCGGCCATCGCGGTGAGGTGGCCCATCTTGCGGCCCGGCCGCGGGTCGGCCTTGCCGTAAAGATGCAACTTCACGTCGGGGACGGCGAGGGCCGCCGCCCATTTCGGCTCGCCGAGCGCCCAGACGTCACCGAGCAGGTTCGCCATCGCCGCGGGCCGGAGCAGCGTCGTCGCGCCGAGCGGCAGCCCGCACACCGCGCGGACCTGCTGTTCGAACTGGCTCGTGACGCAGGCGTCGAACGTGAGGTGCCCCGAGTTGTGCGGCCGCGGCGCGACCTCGTTCACCAGGACCTTGCCGTCGGCGGTCAGGAAGAACTCGACGCACAGGACGCCCACGTACGACAGTTCTTCCATGATGGCGCGGGTCACGCTCACCGCCTCGGCGACGGCCGGCGCCGCCATCCGCGCGGGGGCCACCGAGAGGTCGAGGATGTGGTTCCGGTGCGCGTTCTCGATGGCGCCGTAGTCGGCGAACGCGCCGTCGAGGCCGCGGGCGGCGACGACCGAGAACTCGAGCGCGAAGTCCACGACCTTCTCCAGGATGGCGGGCTGGTGGCCCACGAGTCCCCACACCGCTTCCGCGTCGAGCGGCGAGGTGATGCGGTGCTGGCCCTTGCCGTCGTAGCCGAAGCTGGCCGTCTTCAGGATCGCGGGCGTGCCCACGCGGGCGATGGCGGCCGTCAGCTCCTCCAGCGACTCCACGGCTTCGAAGGGCGTCACGGGGAATCCCTTGAGATCCAGGAACGCCTTCTCCCGCGCCCGCTGCTGCGTGATGTGGAGTGCGTGGCCGGTGGGGCGCACGGGCACGAGCTCGGCCGCGGCATCGGCGGCGTCGGTCGAGACGTTCTCGAACTCGAACGTCACGACGTCCACGCGCCGGGCGAACGCACGGATGGCGTCGAGGTCGTCGTAGTCGGCCGTGATCTCGACGTCCGCGACCTGGCCGGTCGGGGTGTCGATGCCCGGGGACAGGATGTGGACGCGGTAGCCCATCCGCTTGGCGGCGATGGCGAACATCCGCCCGAGCTGGCCGCCGCCCAGGACCCCGAGCGTGGCTCCCGGCAGGACGATGCGGTTCACGGGAGCGAGTCTTCGCGCACCTGCCGCGTCTGGGCCTCGCGGAAGGCGTGCAGTCGCGCGCGCAGGTCCGGGCGCGACGTGGCGAGCACCGCCGCCGCGAGCAGCCCGGCGTTGCGCGCGCCGGCCTTGCCGATGGCCAGCGTGCCCACCGGCACGCCGCCCGGCATCTGGACGATGGACAGCAGGGAGTCGAGCCCGTTGAGGGCCGCGCTCTGCACGGGCACGCCCAGCACAGGCAGGACGGTGTGGGCGGCGACCATGCCGGGAAGGTGAGCGGCACCGCCGGCGCCCGCGACGATCACCTCGAGGCCCCGGGCCTCGGCGCCCTCGGCGAACTCGGCCAGCCACCTGGGCGTGCGGTGGGCGGACACGATGTGCTTCTCGTACGGCACGCCCAGCTCGTCGAGCGCCGCTGTGGCGTGCGACATCGTTTCCCAGTCGGACTTCGAGCCCATGACGACGGCGACGAGCGGGGACGGCATGGCGGCGCGGACGCGAGGAAGCTTACCATCCCGCGCTTCGTCCCGGCCGGCAGCGCGCGCGGCCGCGGCCCGGCCCGGCAGGGCGCTACACTGGCCGGATGCGGTCCTCCACTCCGGTCTTCGCCCTTGCGGCGCTCGCCGTGACTCTGGGTGCGCCCGTCGGCGCGCGCCAGCAGGCCCCGGCCCATCTGGGCGTGCCCTACCGGGAGTTCACGCTGGCCAACGGGCTCCACGTGATCATGCACAGGGACACGAGCGTCCCGGTGATCAGCGTGAACGTCTGGTACCACGTCGGCTCGGGCAGCGAGAAGCCCGGCCGCACCGGCTTCGCGCATCTCTTCGAGCACCTGATGTTCGAGGGCTCGAAGCACGTGCCTGAAGGCTCGTTCGACACGTGGCTGGAAGGGGCCGGCGCCGACAACAACGGCTCCACCACGGTCGATCGGACCAACTACTACATCGACGGGCCCTCCAACGCCCTCGAGCTCATGCTCTTCCTCGAGTCCGACCGGATGGGCTACCTCCTCGACGCGATGAGCCCCGCCCGCGTGGACGGCCAGCGCGACGTCGTGAAGAACGAACGGCGGCAGAGCTACGAGAACCGGCCGTACGGCATGGCCGAGCTCGAGCTCGACGCGATGCTGTACCCGCCGGGCCATCCGTACAGCTGGTCGACGATCGGCTCGATGGAGGACCTGAGCGCCGCGAGCTACGAGGACGTGCAGGACTTCTTCCGCACCTTCTACGCGCCGAACAACGCCAGCCTCGTCATCGCGGGCGACGTGGACTACGACCGTACGAAGGCGCTCGTCGAGAAGTGGTTCGACGAGATCCCGCGCGGGAAGCCCGTGATGCCCGTGGCGCCGCCGGCCGCGATGCTCACGGGCGTCACGCGCAAGACCATGACCGATCGCGTCCAGCTCGCCCGGCTCTATCTGGGCTGGCTCACCCCTGGGGCGCTGCGGCCGGGAGACGCCGAGCTGGACATCGTCTCCTCGCTGCTGGCCGACGGCAAGAACTCGCGCCTCTACAAGCGGCTCGTCTACGACCTGCAGATCGCGCAGGACGTCCAGGCCTACCAGCAGTCGCAGGCCCTGGGCAGCTCGTTCTTCGTCGTCGCGACCGCGCGGCCCGGCAAGGATCTCGGCGAGATCCAGCGCATCGTGGACGAGGAGATCGACCGGCTGGCCTCGACGCCGCCGGAGGCGCGGGAGCTGCAGCGGGTGAAGAACCAGATCGAGGCGACGTTCCTGCGCCGCGCCGAGCGCGTGGGCGGGTTCTACGGCAAGGCGGATCAGCTGAATGCCTACTACACCGCCACGGGCACGCCGGATTACTTCGAGGAGGACCTGTCCCGGTATCGCGCCATCGACCCGCCGGACGTCTCGTCGGCCGTGAGCGCGTTCCTCCCGCGCGATCGCCGCGTCGAGCTCGTCGTCCTGCCCGAGGAGAAGAAGTGATGGCTCCCGGACGCCGTCTCGCGATGGGCCTCGCGCTGGCCGTCGCCGCCAGCCTGTCGCCGCTCGCCGCCCAGCAGCGCCCCGATCGGTCGGCGCCGCCGCCCCTGGGTCCGGCCCCGTCGCTCACGCTGCCCACCGTCCACAAGGAGACCTTGCCCAACGGGCTTCGGGTGTGGGTCCTCGAGCACCACGAGGTGCCAATCGTGCAGGCCAACCTGGTGGTGCTGTCCGGCGCGGGCGGGGACGTGCCGGGCCAGTTCGGCGCCGCCAGCATGACGGCGGCCATGCTCGACGAAGGGGCCGCCGGCACGTCGGCGCTGGCGCTGGCCGACGAGGTGGAGTTCCTTGGCGCGCGGCTGTCCACGTCGGCATCCTTCGACGCGTCGGCCGTGCGGCTGTCGACGCCGGCCGCACGTCTGGACGAGTCGCTCGCGCTGATGGCGGCCGTCGCGCTCACGCCGGACTTCCCCGCCCAGGAGCTGGATCGCCTCCGGACCGAACGGCTCACGGCGCTCCTCCAGGCGCGCGACGACCCGGCGTCGCTCATCGGGCTGGCGTTCCCCCGACTGCTCTACGGCTCGGAGCACCGCTATGGCACCTCCGCCGGCGGCACCGAAGCGACGCTGACGTCCCTGGGGGTCGCTGAACTCCAGACGTTCCACCGCGCGCACTACCGGCCGGACAACGCGGTCCTGATCGTGGTGGGCGACACGACGGGCCCTCAGCTGCGTCCCCTGGTGGACCGGCACTTCGGCGCCTGGAAGGCCGAAGGCCCGCGCCCGGCGCCGCTGCCCGTCCGCACGGCGCCCCAGCCGGGCAAGCGCCAGATCTTCCTGGTGGACAAGCCCGGAGCGGCGCAGTCGCAGATTCGCATCGGTCTCGTGGGCGTGCCGCGCTCCACGCCGGACTACGCCGCGCTCGACGTCCTCAACACCATGCTCGGCGGGTCGTTCACGTCGAGGCTCAACCAGAACCTGCGCGAGAAGCACGGCTACTCGTACGGGGCCGCGTCGGTGTTCGACATGCGGCGGTCCGCCGGTCCGTTCTTCGCGACGGCCGGTGTGCAGACCGACAAGACCGCCCCGGCCCTGCGGGAGTTCTTCAACGAGCTGAACGGGATGCTCAAGCCGATCCCCGCCGACGAACTGCAGAAGACCAAGAACTACGCCGCCCTGAGCTTCCCCCGCGAGTTCGAAACGACGGGCCAGCTCGCGGCCAAGCTCGAGGCGCTGGCGGTCTACGATCTGCCCGACGACCTCTACGCCAAGTACGTGCCGGCCGTGCAGGCGGTGACGGCGGCGGACGTGGCCCGCGTCGCGAAGCAATACCTGCTGCTCGACCACCTGGCCGTGGTGATCGTCGGGGACCGGGCGTCCATCGAAGCGCCGGTGCGCGCGACGGGCCTGGGCCCGGTCACGGTCGTGCCCGTGGACGACGTGCTGAAGTAGCCGGCAGGCGCGGGCGCGCGCGCTCAGGCGGTCGCCTGCGTGAAACGCCGGCGATAGGCGGCCGGCGACGTGCCGACCCTCTGCCGGAAGTGGTGCCGCAGCGTCTCGGCGGTGACGAACCCGGAGAGCTCGGCCACCCGATCCACGGACAGGTCGGACGTCTCGAGGAGACGCTGGGCCGCGAGCACGCGCTGGTGCGTCAGCCACTGGTGCGGCGTGGTGCCGGCCTGCGCCTGGAAGCGCCGCGCCAGGGTCCTGAGGGACATCCGGCCCCGCCGGGCGAGCGTGTCCGCGTCGAGCCGCTCGTCCAGGCGGCCGCTCGCCCAGTCCATGAGCGGCGCGAGCGATCCCTCCACCGGCGGGATCGCCGTGGCCACGAACTGCGACTGGCCGCCCTCGCGGTGCGGCGGCACCACCATGCGGCGCGCCACCTGGTTGGCGATGTCCGCGCCGTAGTCCTGCCGCACGAGGTGGAGCCCGAGGTCGATGCCGGCGGCGCTGCCCGCCGCCGTGAACACGCGGCCCGACTCGACGTAGAGCACCGAGGGCTCCATCTGCACCTTCGGGTAACGCGCGGACAGCCGCCCGGCGTGCATCCAGTGCGTGGTGGCCCGACGGCCGTCCAGCAGTCCCGCGGCGGCGAGGACGAACGCGCCCGAACAGACCGAGAGCAGGCGCGCCCCGCGCTTGTAGGCAGCGCGGAGGGCGTCGAGCATCGCCGGCGGGGGCGAACCATCGAGCGCGGGCCAGTTCGGGATGACGATCGTTCCCGCCGTGCGCAGCGCCCGGACCGAGTGCGTGGGCACGATGCCGACGCCGCCCGTGCCCGTCAGCGGGGGCTCGTCGAAGCTGACCACCGCCACGTCGTACCAGGGCACGCCGAGCTCGGGCCGCTTCAGCGCGAAGATCTCCATGACGATGCCGAACTCGAAGAGCGCGAGCCCGTTGCAGACGAGCACGGCGACCCGGCGGTTGGCCGGACCGGCGCGGCGCGGCGTCATGGCCGGATCTTAACGCACTCTGGCATTCCTGCCACTCGACGTCGCACGACCGGCGGGCCAGACTCGCCGGATGCCAGACCTTCGCTATCCCGTCGGACCGCTCGCCCCCACGCCCGCCTATTCGACGGCCACCCGCGCCGCCGCCATCGGCACCCTCGTCGAGGCGCCCGCCAGGTTCCGCCTGGCCGTGGCCGGCCTCGACGACCGTCAGCTCGACACGCCCTACCGCCCGGAAGGCTGGACGGTGCGGCAGGTCGTGCACCACGTGGCCGACAGCCACATGAACGCGTACATCCGGACGAAGCTCGCCCTGAGCGGCGACCACCCCACGGTCGTGCCGTATCCCGAGCAGATCTGGGCGGAGATGGCCGACGCGAAGGCCGCGCCGGTCGCCACGTCGCTCGATCTCCTCGACGCCCTCCACGCCCGCTGGACGGCGCTCCTGGAGGCGCTCGAGCCGGCCGCGTTCGCGCGGACGCTGCTGCACCCGGAGCGGGGCTCCATGACGCTCGACGACGTGCTGGCCCTGTACGAGTGGCACTCGCGCCACCACCTCGCCCACATCACGGGCCTGAAAGAGCGCGAAGGCTGGTAGCGTCCCGCCGTCCGCGGTGACCGCACGGGTGCTACGCTGCCGCGCATGCGGCTGACCGTCGATCGCGACTCCCTCGGCACGCTCACGATCCGGCAGACGTCGGTGCCGGTGCTCCGATACGTGATCGGCGTGCCGCTGCTCCTCTTCGGCGGCGTCATGGCCGCGGGCGCGGTGTCGTCGGTCGTGACTCAGGTGAGCGACGACGGCGTGGCGGCACTGCCACTCGCGCTGGTGGGCGCGGGGATGCTGCTGTTCTTCGCCGCCCTGATCCTGCCCCTCGGCTGGTGGCTGGTCCTCTCGCGGCACGCGGTCGTCGTCGAAGCCGGCCCGCGGGACGTCGTCGAAGTGAGCGACTGGCGGATCGGCCGGAAGGCCAACCGCACCCCGGCGGACCGGTTCCGTGCGGTGCGGGTCGCGCTGGAGCCCGTGGCCTCGTCGGCCGGGAACGACGGGCGAGGCGGCCGCGCGCTGTGCCTGCGGGTACGGCTCCTCGCGAGGCAGCCGGACGTCCAGCCCTCGCTCGAGATCGGGATGCTCGAGCCCGGCGACCGCCAGGAAGCCGCGATCGTCGCGGGCCGCGTGGCCGAGGTCCTGCGCCTTCCAGTGGAGTCGGGAGGCCCGGACGAGGTCCTGCCCGACCCGCAGAAAGCAGCGGACGACGCCGAAGCGGAGGCCCAGGCCGAACGGGACGAGGCATGAGCGCGCGCGTGCGCGTGGAGTCGTGCGTGGAATCGCTGGAGGCCGCGTACGCGTCGGCCGCCGGCGGCGCGGACCGCGTGGAGCTGTGCGCCCGCCTCGACGTGGGCGGCCTCACGCCGTCAGCGGCGCTCGTCGAACGCTGCGTCGCCGCGACCGGCCTCCCGGTGATGGCGATGGCGCGGCCGCGGCCCGGATCGTTCGTGTACGACCGGCACGAGGTGGACAGGATGGTGCATGACGTCCTCGCCATGAGGCGCGCGGGCGCGCACGGCATCGTGGCCGGCGCGCTCACGGCGGCGGGCGACGTGGACACCGAGGGCATGCGGTTGGTGCTCGCCGCGGCCCGGCCGCTCCCCGTGACCTTCCACAGGGCCTTCGACGGCGCACGGCGTCTGGACGAGGCGCTCGACCAGCTGATGGCCCTGGGCGTGGACCGCGTGCTCACGTCGGGCGGCGCGGCGACCGCGTCCGAGGGCGCCGTCGTGCTCCGGCGCCTGGTGACGCGAGCCGGCGCGCGCCTCGTCGTGATGGCGGGCGGAGGCGTGCGGCCCCACAACGTCGGCGCGCTGGTCCGCGCGTCCGGCGTCACGGAGGTCCACGCACGGATCATCCGGGAGCCGGCCCCCGCGGGCGCCAACGGCGAGGCCGCATGGCGGGCGGCCGTGGCGGACCTGGTCGCCGCGCTGCCGGTCTGACGCTCAGCGGAACAGGCTCTTCGCCACGAACCAGACGTTGGCCGGACGCTCGGCCAGGCGGCGCATGTACCAGGGGAACCAGTAGGCGCCGTAGGCGATGAGCACCCGGATGTTGCCCCGCTCGGTGGCCAGGCGCCGCTGCTCGCCGCGCTGGATCCCGTACAGCATGTGGATCTCGTAGTCGGTGCGGGCCAGTCCGAGGCCGTCGGCGTGCTGCTCGATCCGCCGGATGATCGCCGGGTCGTGGGTGCCGAACACGGCGCGCGAGCCCGCGGCCCGCGACGCCGGCGCCAGCATCGTCTGCGCGAGGGTGACGTAATGCTCGTCGACGTCGCGCTTCTCCGGGAAGGCCACGGTCGGCGGCTCGGCATAGGCGCCCTTGACGAGGCGGATCCCGATGCCCTCGCGAATCATCCGGGCCACGTCGTCGCCCGACCGGTGCAGGTACGCCTGCAGCGCGACGCCGACGCGCGGGATCTCCCGACGGAGCCGGCTCACGACGTCGAGCGTGACGTCGACGTAGGACGACTGCTCCATGTCGACCCAGAAGTAGCTGCCCGCGTCCATCGCACGCCGGCCGATCGCAAGCGCGTGCTCGTACGCGCCCTCCCGATCGATGTCGAGCCCGAGCTGTGTCAGCTTCACCGAGGGCTCGCACGCGACACCGCGCGCGCGGATCTCGTCGATCACCTCCAGATAGTGATCGCGGACGGCGTCGGCCTCGCGCAGGTCGGCGACGTTCTCGCCCAGGCGTGTGAAGAGCGCGCCGACGCCCTGACGGGCCTGTTCCTCGGCCGCACGGAGCATATCCGCGGCCGTCTCTCCGGGCATGAACACCGAGACCGCGCGCCGCACGAAGGGCGCCTTGGTGCCGTGTTCGCGCAGCCAGCGGTTGTCGGACGCGGCCAGGAGGAGGGTGCGGGCGAGGCTCATTCCCTCCACGATACGATGAGTCCCGTGACCTGCGCGACGGCGCATCCGGCGGGATTTCGGCGATGAGCCCGCGTGTCGTCGTCGTGGGCGCCGGCGCCGCCGGCCTCATGGCGGCCATCGCCGCCCGCGAAGCCGGCGCCGAGGTGACGCTGGTCGAAGGTACGGCGCACGGCGGACGGAAGATCCTGATCAGCGGCGGCGGGCGCTGCAACGTCCTGCCCGGCGACGCCGCCCCCGATCGGTTCGTGAGCGAGGCCCCCCGGTCGCTCGTCAGGGCGATGCTGGGCGCCTGGCCCCTGCGCGAACAGGTCGTCTATTTCGAAGACGTGCTCGGGGTGCCGCTGGCGCTGGAGACGGAGTCCGGCAAGCGTTTTCCCGCCTCCGACCGCGCGCGCGACGTCCACGACGCCCTCGTGCGGCGGGCCGGGGACCTCGGCGTGACGCGGCGCTTCGGGACCGCCGTCCGGTCGATCGAGCCGGTTGGCGCGGGGTGGCGCGTGTCGGCCGGCGGCGAGATCGACGCCGACCGCGTGGTGGTGGCTACCGGGGGTCTCTCGGTGCCGGCCACCGGCAGCACGGGGTTCGGGTTCGATCTGGCCCGCCGCTTCGGACTCACCGTGCATCCGACGTATCCAGCGCTCACGCCCCTCACGGCATCGCCGCACCGCCATGTCGCGCTGGCGGGGATCTCCGCGGCCGTGACCATCGCGGCCGGTCGGCCGGGATCGCGCGACCGCCTCGTGTCACGAGGAGGCCTCCTCGTGACGCACCGCGGGTACAGCGGTCCCGTGGTGCTCGACGTGTCGCACGTGGCGGTGCGAAGCCTGCTCGACGATCCGCCGGACGCGCGGGCGCGGCTGCGGGTGCAGTGGGCGCCGCTCGACGCGGGCGGCTGGACGCGGTGGCTGGGGGAACAGCGCGGCCTGGTCAGGACCGCGGTGGGCCGTCACGTGCCGCAGCGCCTCGCCGACGCCCTGATGGCCGAGGCGGGTGTCCCGCCGGACCGCACGTGCGGGCAGCTCCGCCGCGAGGAGCGCACGTCGCTCCTGTCGATCCTGACCGAGTACGACCTGCCCTGGAC includes:
- a CDS encoding twin-arginine translocation signal domain-containing protein; amino-acid sequence: MRPTRREFLYASGLAAGAIGAGDLDPDGRPLLQGPGRAAAPLRILILGGTGFIGPHQVRNAVARGHHVTLFNRGRTNPGLFKGLPNIEERVGDRAPTPGNYDSLKDGRWDVVIDNPTTRPRWVREAAAAVRGRADHYVFISTISVYARNDEPGADESAAVATTATPDVESGPEFPPLYGPLKALSEREAQRAFPGRATIIRPGLIVGVGDTTDRFTYWPVRIARGGEVLAPPAGDPVQIIDARDLSEWVIRCCERKVYGVFNATGPRTRFGVGQMLEGIRDTLGARATFVHVTPAFLERQDPPVNAWTDLPVWVPASGETAGFTQRSIAKALAAGLTFRPFPDTVRETMAFYRQQSDERKAQLRAGLSEEREAAALAAWKARTRK
- a CDS encoding 5-(carboxyamino)imidazole ribonucleotide synthase: MNRIVLPGATLGVLGGGQLGRMFAIAAKRMGYRVHILSPGIDTPTGQVADVEITADYDDLDAIRAFARRVDVVTFEFENVSTDAADAAAELVPVRPTGHALHITQQRAREKAFLDLKGFPVTPFEAVESLEELTAAIARVGTPAILKTASFGYDGKGQHRITSPLDAEAVWGLVGHQPAILEKVVDFALEFSVVAARGLDGAFADYGAIENAHRNHILDLSVAPARMAAPAVAEAVSVTRAIMEELSYVGVLCVEFFLTADGKVLVNEVAPRPHNSGHLTFDACVTSQFEQQVRAVCGLPLGATTLLRPAAMANLLGDVWALGEPKWAAALAVPDVKLHLYGKADPRPGRKMGHLTAMADTPADAIRHVLAARDVLT
- the purE gene encoding 5-(carboxyamino)imidazole ribonucleotide mutase; the encoded protein is MPSPLVAVVMGSKSDWETMSHATAALDELGVPYEKHIVSAHRTPRWLAEFAEGAEARGLEVIVAGAGGAAHLPGMVAAHTVLPVLGVPVQSAALNGLDSLLSIVQMPGGVPVGTLAIGKAGARNAGLLAAAVLATSRPDLRARLHAFREAQTRQVREDSLP
- a CDS encoding pitrilysin family protein; this translates as MRSSTPVFALAALAVTLGAPVGARQQAPAHLGVPYREFTLANGLHVIMHRDTSVPVISVNVWYHVGSGSEKPGRTGFAHLFEHLMFEGSKHVPEGSFDTWLEGAGADNNGSTTVDRTNYYIDGPSNALELMLFLESDRMGYLLDAMSPARVDGQRDVVKNERRQSYENRPYGMAELELDAMLYPPGHPYSWSTIGSMEDLSAASYEDVQDFFRTFYAPNNASLVIAGDVDYDRTKALVEKWFDEIPRGKPVMPVAPPAAMLTGVTRKTMTDRVQLARLYLGWLTPGALRPGDAELDIVSSLLADGKNSRLYKRLVYDLQIAQDVQAYQQSQALGSSFFVVATARPGKDLGEIQRIVDEEIDRLASTPPEARELQRVKNQIEATFLRRAERVGGFYGKADQLNAYYTATGTPDYFEEDLSRYRAIDPPDVSSAVSAFLPRDRRVELVVLPEEKK
- a CDS encoding pitrilysin family protein, translating into MAPGRRLAMGLALAVAASLSPLAAQQRPDRSAPPPLGPAPSLTLPTVHKETLPNGLRVWVLEHHEVPIVQANLVVLSGAGGDVPGQFGAASMTAAMLDEGAAGTSALALADEVEFLGARLSTSASFDASAVRLSTPAARLDESLALMAAVALTPDFPAQELDRLRTERLTALLQARDDPASLIGLAFPRLLYGSEHRYGTSAGGTEATLTSLGVAELQTFHRAHYRPDNAVLIVVGDTTGPQLRPLVDRHFGAWKAEGPRPAPLPVRTAPQPGKRQIFLVDKPGAAQSQIRIGLVGVPRSTPDYAALDVLNTMLGGSFTSRLNQNLREKHGYSYGAASVFDMRRSAGPFFATAGVQTDKTAPALREFFNELNGMLKPIPADELQKTKNYAALSFPREFETTGQLAAKLEALAVYDLPDDLYAKYVPAVQAVTAADVARVAKQYLLLDHLAVVIVGDRASIEAPVRATGLGPVTVVPVDDVLK
- the ftrA gene encoding transcriptional regulator FtrA; protein product: MTPRRAGPANRRVAVLVCNGLALFEFGIVMEIFALKRPELGVPWYDVAVVSFDEPPLTGTGGVGIVPTHSVRALRTAGTIVIPNWPALDGSPPPAMLDALRAAYKRGARLLSVCSGAFVLAAAGLLDGRRATTHWMHAGRLSARYPKVQMEPSVLYVESGRVFTAAGSAAGIDLGLHLVRQDYGADIANQVARRMVVPPHREGGQSQFVATAIPPVEGSLAPLMDWASGRLDERLDADTLARRGRMSLRTLARRFQAQAGTTPHQWLTHQRVLAAQRLLETSDLSVDRVAELSGFVTAETLRHHFRQRVGTSPAAYRRRFTQATA
- the bstA gene encoding bacillithiol transferase BstA, which codes for MPDLRYPVGPLAPTPAYSTATRAAAIGTLVEAPARFRLAVAGLDDRQLDTPYRPEGWTVRQVVHHVADSHMNAYIRTKLALSGDHPTVVPYPEQIWAEMADAKAAPVATSLDLLDALHARWTALLEALEPAAFARTLLHPERGSMTLDDVLALYEWHSRHHLAHITGLKEREGW
- a CDS encoding copper homeostasis protein CutC codes for the protein MSARVRVESCVESLEAAYASAAGGADRVELCARLDVGGLTPSAALVERCVAATGLPVMAMARPRPGSFVYDRHEVDRMVHDVLAMRRAGAHGIVAGALTAAGDVDTEGMRLVLAAARPLPVTFHRAFDGARRLDEALDQLMALGVDRVLTSGGAATASEGAVVLRRLVTRAGARLVVMAGGGVRPHNVGALVRASGVTEVHARIIREPAPAGANGEAAWRAAVADLVAALPV
- a CDS encoding proline dehydrogenase family protein; this translates as MSLARTLLLAASDNRWLREHGTKAPFVRRAVSVFMPGETAADMLRAAEEQARQGVGALFTRLGENVADLREADAVRDHYLEVIDEIRARGVACEPSVKLTQLGLDIDREGAYEHALAIGRRAMDAGSYFWVDMEQSSYVDVTLDVVSRLRREIPRVGVALQAYLHRSGDDVARMIREGIGIRLVKGAYAEPPTVAFPEKRDVDEHYVTLAQTMLAPASRAAGSRAVFGTHDPAIIRRIEQHADGLGLARTDYEIHMLYGIQRGEQRRLATERGNIRVLIAYGAYWFPWYMRRLAERPANVWFVAKSLFR
- a CDS encoding aminoacetone oxidase family FAD-binding enzyme; this translates as MSPRVVVVGAGAAGLMAAIAAREAGAEVTLVEGTAHGGRKILISGGGRCNVLPGDAAPDRFVSEAPRSLVRAMLGAWPLREQVVYFEDVLGVPLALETESGKRFPASDRARDVHDALVRRAGDLGVTRRFGTAVRSIEPVGAGWRVSAGGEIDADRVVVATGGLSVPATGSTGFGFDLARRFGLTVHPTYPALTPLTASPHRHVALAGISAAVTIAAGRPGSRDRLVSRGGLLVTHRGYSGPVVLDVSHVAVRSLLDDPPDARARLRVQWAPLDAGGWTRWLGEQRGLVRTAVGRHVPQRLADALMAEAGVPPDRTCGQLRREERTSLLSILTEYDLPWTGHEGYRPAEVTGGGVALEELHRRTLESRRAPGLHFCGEVLDAFGPIGGHNFQWAWSTGRSAGLGAARLVPPS